The segment ACAAGGACTTCCTGGCGATCCGGACTGCCCCACCGAACGCCGAGCACGAATCCTGAGGATTCCTCCGAACCAACGCGCACGCGAATTCCTTCGGAATCGGGCCGCGCCACTCTCCTTCCAACAGCGAAACACTGTTCCAGGAAGGACACCGCGATGCCTACTATCGACAACACTCCCGACCCGAACCAGGCGCCGGGGGGCGGCAACACCCCGCTCGTCGCCGTGATCGTCTCGAACGTGATCAACGCCCACGGCTGGGGCCTCATCGTGGCGAACCTCGCCGCGCTGGCGTTCGTGCTCGGTTACGACCTGCTCGTGCAGTTTCGGGTGTCCCGCAGGTAGGTCGGCGAAGTCACCACAACAGCGCCAGCGGTAGCGCGGAGAGCCAGCTCAGCCGGCGAGCCGATCCCCGTCATCAGTACGCCGATAGACCACGCGCCGCCCGACCCGCGTCCCCTCGATCAGTCCCATGTCGCGCAGTACCGCGATGTGGCCGCCGGCGGTGCCCAACGAGATCGCGAGCAGCGTCGCGAGCTCGGTTGTGGTCGCCGGTCGGGCCAGCTCCAGCAGGATGCGGGCGCGTACCGCGCCGATCAGCCGCTCCAGTGCGCGGACCCGGTCCGGCGCCGGGCCGCCGGCTCGTTCAGCGGCCCCGCGTGCTGGGTAGACCAGCGCGTAGGTGTCGGGTGGTACCTCGCAGAGCCAGGTGCCGCGGGTGAGCGTCACCGGTACGAACAGCATGCCCTCGGCGCCGACGATCCGGTCCGCCTGTGGCCGGTTGCTGAACCGGATCGCGTCCTCGCCCACCCAGGAGCTGCGGCGGCTCATCGAGCCCAAAGCGTTGGACCATCCGTAGACCGCCACCAGCCCGGCGCGGTATGTCACCTCGCGCTCCAGCAGGGCCCTGCGACGCGGCCAGTCCGGCAGGATGTGGTCCTGCCAGACCGCCCCCATCAGTGCCGCGCCGCGGTCGGCCCAGTTCGTCCCCTCCAGCCAGTCCAGGCCGGTGGGCGTTTCGGAATGCCGGTCGCTCTCTGTGAGCTGCGTGCGGACCTCGGTGTCGGAGAACCGGCGTGCGAGATCGAGTTCCTGCGCCATCTTCGTCCGCAGGCCGCCGGGCGGCGGCTGGGCGACGATGTCGGGCAGCCATCCCGTGGTGGTGAGCAGCCCGACCAGCCCGGCGGTGAACCGGTCCGCCGCCACCCGCGCCCGGAACGGCCCCGAGTGCCGCGCGTGCCAGGACGCGAGCCACGGGTCGCGGCAGGGGTTGGCCAGCACGCGCAACGCCCCCAGCGTCTCGGCCATCGGCGAGAGCGCGAAACGCGATCGGGACAAGGCGCGCGGGGACAAGCGCAGGAGAGTCATCTTTCGCCTCCATCCGAAGGGTTAGCATCCCACGGCCCGGGCGCGGTCCACTGCCGGCCATGCCGCCCACGCCACCCATGCCGCAACTGCCGCCCATGCCCGAGAACCGCGTCAAGCTGCTCCTGGTCCGCCCCGACTTCCGCTGGTTCTTCACCGGCCAGACCGTGTCCCTGCTCGGCACCTCGATGGCGCCGGTGGCGCTGGCCTTCGCCGTGCTCAACGCCTCCCACGACAAGGCCACCGACCTCGGCGTGGTGCTCACCGCGCGCATGATCCCGATGCTGGTGTTCCTGCTCGTCGGCGGCGCCACGGCCGACCGGTTCGCCCGGCGCACCGTGCTGGTCTGGGCGAACCTCGGCTCGGGCCTGACCCAGGGCGCGGTCGCGGTACTGCTGCTCACCGGGCACTTCTCGCTCGTGCCGGTGGCCCTGCTCGAACTGCTCAACGGCGTCCTGGCCGGCTTCACCACGCCGGCGCTGCGCGGGTTCCTGCCCGAGCTCGTCGAGCCGCACCAGATCCAGCAGGCCAACGCGCTGCTGAGCTCGATGCGCAACGCCGCGAAGATCTTCGGGCCGAGTCTGTCCGGGGTCCTGGTCGTGGCGATCGGCGGCGGCTCGGCCATCGCCTTCGACGCGGCGACGTACCTGTTCGCGGCGGTCTGCCTGCGGCTGTTGTCCTCGACCAGCCATCCGAAGAAGACCGAGAGGACGAGCATCGTCGCCGACATCCGCGAGGGCTGGGGCCAGTTCGTCGGGTTCCGCTGGATCTGGACGGTCTCGGCGACGTTCTGCCTGATGAACCTGGTGCAGACCGGGACGTGGCAGATCCTCGGCCCGGACCTGACCAAGAAGACCAGCGGCGTGGCGGCCTGGGGCTTCGTCCTCAGCGCCCGCGGCGTCGGGCTGCTGGTGATGAGCACGCTGCTCACCCGGCTGACGATCCGGCGCTTCCTGGCCTTCGGGCAGCTCGCGAGCTCGCTGTGCTCACTGCCCTTGCTGGTCCTCGGCGCGGGACTGCACGCGCCCTTCCTGATCGCTGCCGCCTTCGTCGCGGGACTGGGCTCAGCGGTCGCGAGCGTCAGCTGGGACACCTCGCTGCAGGAACACGTGCCGGCGCACGCGTTGTCGCGCGTGTGCTCGTTCGACGACCTGCTCTCCTACGGGGCGATCCCGATCGGGCAGCTCAGTGTCGGGCCGCTCGCCGCGGCGTTCGGCGGCTTCCGGGTCGCTGAGATCGCGGGCCTCATCTATCTCGGCGCGGCCTTCTTCCCGCTGGCGTTCAAGACGGTGCGGTGCCTGCCGCACGCGGTGCGAGCCTCCGTAGACGAGGTGCCTCAAATGGCATCCCAGGGGGCTGATTCGTAGACGTCGTAGAGCGCTGCCATGAGGTCGTCGTCTACCGGCAGCGGGATGTCGTCGATCGCCGAGACCGGAGCGATGCCTTGCGAATTCGCGACGAACGCGGCCCGGTAGGCCGGCACTTCATCGAGCGTCACCCGACCGGTCTTCGAGGCCAGACCAGCTGCGGGACCGTGGCGTCGCAGCAGCTGCTTCGTGATGCCCTCCAACGCCGGGGCGTCCGGCCAGGTGATCGCCGAGCCGTCGAAGAAGCCGATGTTGGCGATGCTGGTCTCGCTGACGGCGCCGTCGTCGGCGGTCAGCAGCGCGTCGTCGAAGCCCGCGGTCCGGGCGGCGCGTCCGTGGTAGCTCTGGCCGAAACTGCCGCCGACCTGCTTGATGTGGGCCAGCGGCCGCAGGTGGCGCACGCTGCGCAGCCGTTGCGAGGCACGCGGCATGTCGACCGGCGGCCGCAGCAGGACGACGATCGACGGCTCGCCGCCCGGGTCCAACTGGAGCACCTGGATGCGGACGGCGCTGTCGGCGTACTCCTCGGTGAGGGAGCCGCGCAGATGGCGCCGTACGAGATCGGTGTCCAGGCCGGTCCCGAACACCTCCGCGGTCGCCGAACTCAGCCGCGCCAGATGCAGGTCGAGGCCGCGGGCCCTGCGGCCTCGAACCTGCATCGCCGTGAAATGGCCGTACTGGTTGAGCAGCGCGGTCGCCAGGAGGTCCGGGTCCGGGGTCCGGCCGTCGATCTCGATGCGGGGCATCTGCTCAGGGTAGCCAGCGCGGCGCGGACGTTCCGCGACCGGTCCGGCCGGGGCCCTACGCGCCGGCGATCGCGGCGATCAGCGCCTCGTTGGTGTAGGCCTTGCCGCCCAGGCCCCAGGCGCCGTCCGGGGCGTTCAGGATGTTGACCCAGATGTCCTCGCGCCGGTGGTCGGGCCGGGCCAGGCCGGCGACGATGTCGGTCGCCGCGGCGATGAACGCGGCGCGCGCCGGCTGCTCGGCCAGGCCGATGTTCGGCAGCTTGAGCTCGACCATGACGACCGGCCAGCTGACCCCGCCGGCGTAGACGTTCTCCGGGTCCAGGATGTGCACGGTGCCGCCGACGACGGCCGTGAAGAAGGCGTTGCCGGCCAGCCCGGAGACCTCGATGAGGGCCTCGGTCAGGCGCGGCAGGATCTCGCGCTCGCCGGCCGGCGTCAGGACGCCGCGCGGTGCGGTCACGGTGATGGGCATGGCTGTTCCCCTCTCGAACTAGCTAGTACGTGCGTACTAGCTCCTGGTCGCCAGTCTCGTCTAGGATGTGCGTACTAGTCAAGTGAGAAGGCACAGTGAAGGCGCAACGAGAAGGCGCAACGAGAAGGCGCAACGAGAAGGCGAAAGCAGAAAGGCGGACCATGGCCCCCGACACCCGCGACCGCATGATCGACGCGACCGTCGACGCCCTGAGCCGGCACGGCGTGGCCGGCATGTCGTTCACCGAGGTATTGCAGGCCAGCGGCGCCGCGCGCGGAGCGATCTACCACCACTTCCCGCAGGGCAAGGGCCAGTTGGTCGCCGAGGCCACGGCCCGCTTCGGCGAGCGCGTGCGCGGCACGCTCGGGGACTTGGACGGCGCCGATCCGGGCTCGGTGCTCGAAGCCTTCGTGACGGCGGTGCGGCCCGTGGTGCAGGCGTCCATCGGCGGCTACAGCTGCGCGGTCGCGGCGGCCAGCGTCGGCTCCACGGATGACGGGGAACTGTGCCGCACCGCCGGGGTCGCCTTCACCGCGTGGTTGCAGGAGCTTGCCGGCAGGCTCGCTGATGCGGGACTGTCCCGGAAGAAGGCGGCAGACACCGCGGCGCTGCTGATCAGCATGCTGGAGGGCGCGCAGGTGGTCTGCCGCGCTGTCGGCGACATCGAGCCCTTCGACGCCGCGGCGCGGGCGGCTCGGGCTCTGGTGGATTCCTGAGCCGCCCGGCCTCCCCCCCCCGGGGCCCGGATCAGCGCGCGAGCAGCTCCAGCGTGTCGACCACCCGGTTGGAGAACCCGTACTCGTTGTCGTACCAGGCGACCACCTTCACGTGCCGCCCCTCGACGCGGGTCAGCGCCGAGTCGAAGATCGACGACGCCGGGTTGCCGACGATGTCGGAGGAGACCAGCGGGTCCTCGGAGTACTCCAGGATGCCGGCGAGCCGGCCCCCGGCGGCCTCGCGGTAGGCGGTCAGCACGTCCTCGCGGGTCACGTCGCGCTCGACCGTGGTGTTCAGCTCCACGATCGAGCCGACCGGGACCGGCACCCGGATCGAGTCGCCGGACAGTTTGCCCGCCAGTCGCGGCAGCACCAGGCCGATGGCCTTGGCCGCGCCGGTGGTCGTCGGCACGATGTTGACCGCGGCGGCGCGGGCCCGGCGCGGGTCGCGGTGCGGACCGTCCTGGAGGTTCTGCTCCTGCGTGTAGGCGTGCACGGTGGTCATGAAGCCGTGCTCGATGCCGGCCAGGTCGTCCAGGACGGCGGCCAGCGGCGCCAGCGCGTTGGTGGTGCAGGACGCGTTGGAGACGACGGTGTGCGCGGCCGGGTCGTAGGCCTCGGTGTTGACGCCGTAGGCCAGGGTCACGTCGGCGCCGTCGGACGGCGCGCTGACCAGGACCTTCCGCGCGCCGGCATCCAGGTGGGCGCTCGCGGCCTTGGCGGCGGTGAAGCGGCCGGTGGCCTCCAGCACGATGTCCACGCCGAGGTCGGCCCACGGCAGCTGCGCCGGCTCGCGCTCGGCGAGCACGGTGATCCGCTGCTCGTCGACGACCAGGACGTTGCCGTCGACCCGCACCGGGCGGCCCAGGCGCCCGGCGGTGGTGTCGAAGGCCAGGAGCCGGGCCAGCGCGGTGGGGTCGGTGAGGTCGTTGACCGCGACGACCTCCAGGTCGCTGCCCCGCTCCAGCAGGGCGCGGAGCACGTTGCGGCCGATGCGGCCGAAGCCGTTGACGGCGATGCGAGTCATGGGTGATGTCCTTTCGATTTCTCAGTCATCACGAGTCTGGCTTCCGCCCGAACGCGGTGGCAGTGGCGTGGTCGCCATTGTTCGCAAGGATCGCGCCAGGGTGACCTGGCTATCTCGCAGCGACCTGGCCACTCGCAGCGCCCCGGCTACTCGCCCCGGGTGAACGTCCGCCGGTACTCGCTCGGCGTCGTGCCGAGGACGCGCTGGAAGTGCGAGCGCAGATTCGTGCCGGTGCCGAGCCCGACGTCGTTCGCGATCTGCTCGATGCTGCGCTGCGAGCGCTCCAGCAGCTCGCGCGCCAGGTCGACGCGGGCACGCGTGACCCACTGCATCGGGGTGTAGCCGGTGTCCTCGATGAAGCGCCGCGAGAACGTGCGCGGGGAGACCGCCGCGTGCTCGGCGAGGCTTTCCAGGCTGAGCGGGTCGCCGAGCCGATGCAGGGCCCACTCGCGGGTGGCGGCGAAGCGCTCGCCGAGTGGCTCGGGCACGCTGCGCGGCACGTACTGCGCCTGGCCGCCGCTGCGGTAGGGCGCCGCGACCAGCCGCCGCGCCGCGTGGTTCGCCGCGGACACCCCGAGGTCGCCGCGCAGGATGTGCAGGCACAGGTCGATGCCCGAGGCGGCGCCGGCCGAGGTCAGGACGCTGCCTTCGTCGACGAACAGGACGTTCTCGTCGACGCGGATCGCCGGATGCCGCTGGGCCAGGATGCGCGTGTAGTGCCAGTGCGTCGTCGCGCGCTTGCCGTCCAGCAGGCCGGTGGCCGCCAGGGCGAAGGCCCCGGTGGAGATCGCGGCCAGCCGCACGCCCCGGCGGTGCGCGGCGAGCAGCGCCTCGACCACGGCCGGCGGCGGCTCGTCCCGGTCGGGATTGCGGTAGCCGGGGATGAAGGCGATGTCGGCCCACGCCAGCGCCTCCAGACCGTGCGCCACGTGGTAGGCCAGACCGTCGCCGCCGGTCACCAGGCCCGGCGCCGCGCCGCAGACCCGGACCTCGTACGGCATGCTGGCGCGGGTCGTGAACACCTGCGCCGGGATGCCGACGTCCAGCGGCTTGGCGCCTTCCAGGACCAGGACCGCGATGCGGCGCAGGCGCGCAGGCGGCGCGGTCCCGTCCGCGTCGGGAACCTCTCGGTCGGCCATGACCGCCAGGCTATCGCCGCCGCGCCGAGCCCTGCGGTGTATGGTGCGGGAGCTGAGACCAGTGGGGGAGCTGTGGCTGAGAAGCGTCAACCGGCGGGTGGCCTGGGACGGTTTCGTCTGAAGCGGCTCTTGGCGACCGCGTACTACATGGACAAGGGGCTGCTCGGCGTCCCGGCCGACAGGCCGGAGACCGCCCCGCTGGCAGACCTGGTCGCCGAGATCGCCCGCGCGATCCGCGTCGACGCGCCGGCGCAGCTTCTGGTGAGCCCCTACGCCGAGGTCGCCATTTCCGGGGACACACCAGAGGATCTGACGCTGTATGTAGGTGCGCCGTTCGTACTGGGACTGCCGATCGTCGAGCTCAAAACGGTGCTGGCCCACTGCATGGCGTCGCTGGGGCAGCCGCATCCGGCGCTCGCCGACGCACTCGTCCGCAGCACAGATCGGATCCAGGGCAGCCTGGACTTTTTCGGCCCGCAAACAGCGATGGGCCGTCGCTATCGGCGGTTTCTCGACGGCAGCGCCGAGGCCCGCTCGGACCTCGCACGCTATGCCGATCGGGCGGCCGCGGCGATGGCGGGATCCCAGGAGCGGGCTCAAGCCGCGCTCATCCATGCCCGGGCGCTCACCGAGCACTTCGTGGATTACGCCCCGCGCTACCTGGTTGTCGGTTCTGAGCCGCTCCAAGACCTTTACTCGAACTGGCTGCGCGTCGCGGCCCAGCCGGTCCCCGACTGGGCCGTCAACTCCAAGCCGGCGGTGAACCCGCTGATCCCGGCGGAGTGCGTCCCGCTCATCGCGGCCCTGCCCGAGGACGACAACGACACACTGGTGGCAGCCATCGATGTGGACCCGGACGACGCCATCGGCTTCGACTACGAGGTGGGCTGTCAGGACGTCATCGAGGGGGCCGGGCACCTGCTGGAGCGCGAGGCGACTCCGGTCGACGTGGTCGGTCTGGTCGCGGATGGACGCGGCGCGGAGCTCATCGCGGAATGGGACCGGGCCACCGCCGCGAGACTCGCCGCGCTGCCGGGCGCGTACCTGATCGAATCGTTCCTCGCCCGGCACGGGACGGCGCTGACCGTCGGCGAAATGTTCGCGACCTTCATCCCCGGCCTCGCCTGCCGCTACGGATACGACTACGACCCGGTGCTGTGCCCGGGTGTGCTCACGGCGGAGGGCCGGCCCGGCATCGAGATCTACCCGGCCATCGGCGGCGCGGTCGGCGGGGACACCGCCGCGGTGGCCGAGCTGATGATGCGGCTTGCCGACGGCGGCTCGGGTTCGCTGAGCGACTCAGGCTTCTGACAGCATGCCCGAGGCCACGGGCCGCAACCCGTCACGGATGACCGCGAACATCTGATCCCGCCGCTCGGCCGGCCAGCCCGCGTCCTGGGCGGTCCGGGCCACGCAGCACACGATCATCGCCACGTCCGAGTAGTCCGCGTCCGCCCGCACCTCGCCGGAGGCGATGGCGCGCTCGGTCAGAGCCTGTCCGGCCTCCCGCAGCTCCATCAGCCGGCCGTGCAGCCTGGTGGTCTCGTCGCTCTTCAGGGCGTGCATCAGCGACCTGAAGATCCCCGGCGTCGAGGCGTTGTGCACCATGAACGTGTGCAGCCACGTCATCAGGGCCTGGCCGGGGGGTTCGGCCGTGGCCAGTTCGCGGGCGATCGCCGTGAGCTTCTCGTACTCCTCGGAGAACACCGCGTCGGCCAGCTGGTCCCGGGTCGGGAAGTGGCGGTACAGGGTGCCGATGCCCACTCCGGCGCGGCGGGCGACGTCCTCCAGCGAGAAGTCCGTGCCGTGCTCGGCGAAGGCCACCCGGGCGGCGGTCAGCAGCCGCTCGTAGTTCCGCCGCGCGTCGGCGCGCATCGGCCGCGGCTCCGCCGCCTTGGGGGTGCTCATGGGGTCTCCTCAGGATGCTGATGTGCCCGACCGGGGGAGGCCGAAGTCCCTGCCGCTCGTCGGGGACCATTCTGGCGCAGCCGGTGCGGTGTCTCCACTTGGTATGTGCTCGGCCGAAAAACCCGGCGCCGGCTCTCAACTTCCACGCCGCTCCGAGGCTCTACCCAGTGAGCGTGCCGGGGGAGCCGGTGCGCGGGGCGAGGAAAAGGAGAGCGAGGTGCCGCCGAATGGCGCTCACCGAGCATGAGGAGCAGGCGTTCTGGGAGTTCGTGGCGAGCCGCCGGCAGGCTCTGGTGCGCACCGCGTACCTGCTGGCCGGGGATCACGGGCACGCCGAGGACTTCGTTCAGGACGCGCTGATCCGCGCCCACCGCAACTGGCGGCGCATCGAGCGTGCCGACCAGCCCGAGGTGTATGTGCGGCGGATCA is part of the Catenulispora sp. MAP5-51 genome and harbors:
- a CDS encoding helix-turn-helix domain-containing protein codes for the protein MTLLRLSPRALSRSRFALSPMAETLGALRVLANPCRDPWLASWHARHSGPFRARVAADRFTAGLVGLLTTTGWLPDIVAQPPPGGLRTKMAQELDLARRFSDTEVRTQLTESDRHSETPTGLDWLEGTNWADRGAALMGAVWQDHILPDWPRRRALLEREVTYRAGLVAVYGWSNALGSMSRRSSWVGEDAIRFSNRPQADRIVGAEGMLFVPVTLTRGTWLCEVPPDTYALVYPARGAAERAGGPAPDRVRALERLIGAVRARILLELARPATTTELATLLAISLGTAGGHIAVLRDMGLIEGTRVGRRVVYRRTDDGDRLAG
- a CDS encoding MFS transporter yields the protein MPENRVKLLLVRPDFRWFFTGQTVSLLGTSMAPVALAFAVLNASHDKATDLGVVLTARMIPMLVFLLVGGATADRFARRTVLVWANLGSGLTQGAVAVLLLTGHFSLVPVALLELLNGVLAGFTTPALRGFLPELVEPHQIQQANALLSSMRNAAKIFGPSLSGVLVVAIGGGSAIAFDAATYLFAAVCLRLLSSTSHPKKTERTSIVADIREGWGQFVGFRWIWTVSATFCLMNLVQTGTWQILGPDLTKKTSGVAAWGFVLSARGVGLLVMSTLLTRLTIRRFLAFGQLASSLCSLPLLVLGAGLHAPFLIAAAFVAGLGSAVASVSWDTSLQEHVPAHALSRVCSFDDLLSYGAIPIGQLSVGPLAAAFGGFRVAEIAGLIYLGAAFFPLAFKTVRCLPHAVRASVDEVPQMASQGADS
- a CDS encoding aminotransferase class IV, yielding MPRIEIDGRTPDPDLLATALLNQYGHFTAMQVRGRRARGLDLHLARLSSATAEVFGTGLDTDLVRRHLRGSLTEEYADSAVRIQVLQLDPGGEPSIVVLLRPPVDMPRASQRLRSVRHLRPLAHIKQVGGSFGQSYHGRAARTAGFDDALLTADDGAVSETSIANIGFFDGSAITWPDAPALEGITKQLLRRHGPAAGLASKTGRVTLDEVPAYRAAFVANSQGIAPVSAIDDIPLPVDDDLMAALYDVYESAPWDAI
- a CDS encoding TetR/AcrR family transcriptional regulator yields the protein MAPDTRDRMIDATVDALSRHGVAGMSFTEVLQASGAARGAIYHHFPQGKGQLVAEATARFGERVRGTLGDLDGADPGSVLEAFVTAVRPVVQASIGGYSCAVAAASVGSTDDGELCRTAGVAFTAWLQELAGRLADAGLSRKKAADTAALLISMLEGAQVVCRAVGDIEPFDAAARAARALVDS
- the gap gene encoding type I glyceraldehyde-3-phosphate dehydrogenase, whose product is MTRIAVNGFGRIGRNVLRALLERGSDLEVVAVNDLTDPTALARLLAFDTTAGRLGRPVRVDGNVLVVDEQRITVLAEREPAQLPWADLGVDIVLEATGRFTAAKAASAHLDAGARKVLVSAPSDGADVTLAYGVNTEAYDPAAHTVVSNASCTTNALAPLAAVLDDLAGIEHGFMTTVHAYTQEQNLQDGPHRDPRRARAAAVNIVPTTTGAAKAIGLVLPRLAGKLSGDSIRVPVPVGSIVELNTTVERDVTREDVLTAYREAAGGRLAGILEYSEDPLVSSDIVGNPASSIFDSALTRVEGRHVKVVAWYDNEYGFSNRVVDTLELLAR
- a CDS encoding GlxA family transcriptional regulator, whose translation is MADREVPDADGTAPPARLRRIAVLVLEGAKPLDVGIPAQVFTTRASMPYEVRVCGAAPGLVTGGDGLAYHVAHGLEALAWADIAFIPGYRNPDRDEPPPAVVEALLAAHRRGVRLAAISTGAFALAATGLLDGKRATTHWHYTRILAQRHPAIRVDENVLFVDEGSVLTSAGAASGIDLCLHILRGDLGVSAANHAARRLVAAPYRSGGQAQYVPRSVPEPLGERFAATREWALHRLGDPLSLESLAEHAAVSPRTFSRRFIEDTGYTPMQWVTRARVDLARELLERSQRSIEQIANDVGLGTGTNLRSHFQRVLGTTPSEYRRTFTRGE
- a CDS encoding TetR/AcrR family transcriptional regulator, which codes for MSTPKAAEPRPMRADARRNYERLLTAARVAFAEHGTDFSLEDVARRAGVGIGTLYRHFPTRDQLADAVFSEEYEKLTAIARELATAEPPGQALMTWLHTFMVHNASTPGIFRSLMHALKSDETTRLHGRLMELREAGQALTERAIASGEVRADADYSDVAMIVCCVARTAQDAGWPAERRDQMFAVIRDGLRPVASGMLSEA